Proteins encoded by one window of Thiohalospira halophila DSM 15071:
- a CDS encoding slipin family protein, with amino-acid sequence MFTYPILITVGVVILFLAASIRILREYERGVVFLLGRFWKAKGPGIIIIIPFIQQMVRMDLRTIVMDVPSQDVISQDNVSVQVNAVIYFRVIDPEKAVIQVEDFQEATSQLAQTTLRSVLGRHDLDDMLAQRDRLNDDIQTILDEHSDAWGIKISNVEIKHVDLDDSMIRAIAKQAEAERLRRAKVIYAEGELQASHKLQEAATILAQQPESLQLRYLQTITDTANDKSSTYLFPMPMQLFEQFANAAGRGPAPAGATDTDGPAPGEGTGA; translated from the coding sequence ATGTTCACCTACCCCATCCTCATTACCGTAGGCGTGGTCATCCTCTTCCTCGCCGCCTCCATCCGGATCCTGCGCGAGTACGAACGGGGGGTGGTCTTCCTCCTGGGCCGCTTCTGGAAGGCCAAGGGGCCGGGGATCATCATCATCATCCCCTTCATCCAGCAGATGGTCCGCATGGACCTGCGCACCATCGTCATGGACGTCCCCAGCCAGGACGTCATCTCCCAGGACAACGTCTCGGTCCAGGTCAACGCCGTCATATACTTTCGGGTCATCGATCCGGAGAAGGCGGTCATCCAGGTGGAGGACTTCCAGGAGGCCACCAGCCAGCTGGCCCAGACCACCCTGCGCTCGGTCCTCGGCCGCCACGACCTGGACGACATGCTGGCCCAGCGGGACAGGCTCAACGACGACATCCAGACCATCCTCGACGAGCACTCCGATGCCTGGGGCATCAAGATCAGTAACGTCGAGATCAAGCACGTGGACCTGGACGACTCCATGATCCGCGCCATCGCCAAGCAGGCGGAGGCAGAGCGGCTGCGGCGGGCCAAGGTCATCTACGCCGAGGGCGAGCTCCAGGCCTCCCACAAGCTGCAGGAGGCCGCCACCATCCTCGCCCAGCAGCCGGAATCCCTGCAGCTGCGCTATCTGCAGACCATCACCGACACCGCCAACGACAAGAGCTCCACCTACCTCTTCCCCATGCCCATGCAGCTCTTCGAGCAGTTCGCCAATGCCGCGGGGCGGGGCCCGGCGCCCGCCGGTGCCACCGATACCGACGGGCCGGCCCCGGGAGAGGGGACCGGCGCTTGA
- a CDS encoding chemotaxis protein, which translates to MANFLNSVDERTQLAGTNKLEILLFSLGKDPKTGREEAFGINVFKVREVMRVPEIVHAPDMPPGVEGMVSLRGHTLPVIDLARFCDIEREEEPQILVITEYNRTQQGFLVHSVDQILRINWDEVKAPPGMMAHRHGGLVTAVTELQDNRLVMILDVEKVLDETTGRTSDPMIYEDIEKVSRPATVFYADDSSVARKQIERTLDTMGVRHMGATNGKEAWEKLQQLADEAESSGQSLADRVDVILTDIEMPEMDGYVLTKQINADSRMKSVPVIMHSSLSSTTNEDRGKAVGATDYVPKFQPKELADTLTPYLSEERVAGTG; encoded by the coding sequence ATGGCCAATTTCCTGAATTCCGTGGACGAACGCACTCAGCTCGCCGGGACCAACAAGCTCGAGATCCTGCTCTTCAGCCTGGGCAAGGACCCGAAGACGGGTCGCGAAGAGGCATTCGGCATCAATGTCTTCAAGGTCCGCGAGGTCATGCGGGTGCCGGAGATCGTGCACGCTCCCGACATGCCGCCGGGTGTGGAGGGGATGGTCAGCCTGCGCGGCCACACCCTGCCGGTCATCGATCTAGCCCGCTTCTGCGACATCGAGCGGGAGGAGGAGCCGCAGATCCTGGTCATCACCGAGTACAACCGGACCCAGCAGGGCTTTCTGGTCCACTCGGTGGACCAGATCCTTCGCATAAACTGGGACGAGGTGAAGGCCCCGCCGGGCATGATGGCCCACCGCCACGGCGGCCTGGTGACCGCTGTCACCGAACTCCAGGACAACCGGCTGGTCATGATCCTCGACGTGGAGAAGGTGCTGGACGAGACCACTGGCCGGACGTCGGACCCGATGATCTACGAGGACATCGAGAAGGTGAGCCGACCGGCGACGGTCTTCTATGCCGACGACTCCTCGGTGGCGCGCAAGCAGATCGAGCGCACACTGGACACCATGGGCGTTCGCCACATGGGGGCTACCAACGGCAAGGAGGCGTGGGAGAAACTCCAGCAGCTGGCCGACGAGGCCGAATCGTCCGGGCAGAGCCTGGCCGACCGCGTGGACGTCATCCTCACCGACATCGAGATGCCGGAGATGGACGGCTACGTCCTCACCAAGCAGATCAATGCGGACAGCCGAATGAAATCAGTCCCGGTGATCATGCACTCCTCGCTGTCATCGACCACCAACGAGGATCGCGGCAAGGCTGTAGGCGCCACCGACTACGTACCGAAGTTCCAGCCCAAGGAGCTGGCGGACACCCTGACCCCCTACCTCAGCGAGGAACGGGTAGCCGGGACCGGTTGA
- a CDS encoding nitroreductase family protein — protein MSNESSANGLTVSEAMQTRRAVKSFDPEFRIPEAEVQGMLEAAIQSPTAFNIQNWRIVRVTDADLRASIRAVAWDQAQVTDASELFILCADNSAWDRDPERYWVDAPQQVQEIIVPNIRKYYQGRPMVAQDEGQRSCGMLGMSLMLLARERGYDSCPMDGFDYSAVAELIGLPADHAIAFMVAVGKRAGEPFNKPGQLPLTDVVRENGF, from the coding sequence ATGAGCAACGAATCCAGCGCCAACGGCCTTACCGTCAGTGAGGCGATGCAGACCCGCCGGGCGGTGAAGAGCTTCGATCCCGAGTTCCGCATCCCCGAGGCGGAGGTGCAGGGGATGCTGGAGGCGGCCATCCAGTCGCCCACGGCCTTCAACATCCAGAACTGGCGCATCGTCCGCGTCACCGATGCCGACCTGCGCGCGAGCATCCGGGCCGTGGCCTGGGACCAGGCCCAGGTCACCGACGCCTCGGAGCTGTTCATCCTCTGCGCCGACAATAGTGCCTGGGACCGGGACCCGGAACGCTACTGGGTGGATGCGCCGCAGCAGGTGCAGGAGATCATCGTCCCCAACATCCGCAAGTACTACCAGGGTCGGCCCATGGTCGCCCAGGACGAGGGGCAGCGCTCCTGCGGGATGCTGGGGATGTCCCTGATGCTGCTGGCCAGGGAGCGCGGCTATGATTCCTGCCCCATGGACGGCTTCGACTACAGCGCGGTGGCCGAGCTCATCGGGCTGCCGGCGGACCACGCCATCGCCTTCATGGTGGCCGTGGGCAAGCGGGCCGGCGAGCCCTTCAACAAGCCGGGGCAGCTCCCGCTCACCGACGTGGTGCGCGAGAACGGCTTCTAG
- a CDS encoding DUF2442 domain-containing protein, with translation MTTSVVEFHPRAESVRFTDEELIVALADGRTVTVPLVWFPRLAAATPQERANHELMGDGEGIHWPELDEDLSVAGLLAGPTS, from the coding sequence ATGACTACTTCCGTCGTTGAATTCCACCCGCGGGCCGAATCGGTCCGCTTCACGGATGAGGAACTCATTGTGGCGCTGGCGGATGGCCGTACGGTGACCGTCCCCCTTGTCTGGTTTCCCCGCCTGGCTGCCGCCACTCCGCAAGAGCGCGCCAATCATGAACTCATGGGGGATGGCGAGGGTATCCACTGGCCGGAACTGGATGAGGATCTGAGCGTCGCCGGCCTGCTGGCGGGACCGACTTCCTGA
- a CDS encoding DUF4160 domain-containing protein, whose translation MAKFWLAPVALAGSTRFGPRELRVLNRLVSENRDALMEAWHDYFRR comes from the coding sequence CTGGCGAAGTTCTGGCTGGCACCCGTCGCACTGGCCGGTTCCACCCGTTTCGGGCCCAGGGAGCTGAGAGTCTTGAACCGGCTCGTTTCCGAGAATCGGGACGCCTTGATGGAGGCCTGGCATGACTACTTCCGTCGTTGA
- a CDS encoding ABC transporter permease, with protein MSPAAQYHAFRTLLAKEMRRFLRIWVQTVLPSGITTALYFLIFGGLIGPRVGEMGGHDFMTYIMPGLIMMAVINNAYANVVSSFYGAKFQRSVEEMLVSPMPNYLILGGYIAGGVARGLIVGAVVTAVALFFTDIRPADPVLTVATVLLTAILFALGGFINAVYANSFDDISIVPTFVLTPLTYLGGVFYSIELLPEPWQTISLINPILYMVNAFRAGMLGSSDVPAGVAVAVMAVFIAGLTFVCLELLRRGVGLRS; from the coding sequence ATGAGCCCCGCCGCGCAGTACCACGCCTTTCGCACCCTGCTCGCCAAGGAGATGCGGCGCTTTCTGCGGATCTGGGTGCAGACGGTGCTCCCCTCCGGGATCACGACGGCGCTCTACTTCCTGATCTTCGGCGGCCTCATCGGGCCGCGCGTGGGGGAGATGGGCGGCCACGACTTCATGACCTACATCATGCCCGGCCTCATCATGATGGCGGTGATCAACAACGCCTACGCCAACGTGGTCTCCTCCTTCTACGGCGCCAAGTTCCAGCGCTCGGTGGAGGAGATGCTGGTCTCGCCCATGCCCAACTACCTCATCCTCGGCGGCTACATCGCCGGGGGCGTGGCGCGGGGGCTCATCGTGGGCGCCGTGGTCACCGCCGTGGCGCTCTTCTTCACCGATATCCGCCCGGCCGACCCGGTCCTGACCGTCGCCACGGTCCTGCTCACGGCCATCCTCTTCGCCCTGGGCGGCTTCATCAACGCCGTCTACGCCAACAGCTTCGATGACATCTCCATCGTCCCCACCTTCGTGCTCACGCCGCTGACCTACCTGGGCGGGGTCTTCTACTCCATCGAGCTGCTGCCGGAGCCGTGGCAGACCATCTCCCTCATCAATCCCATCCTCTACATGGTCAACGCCTTCCGCGCGGGGATGCTCGGCTCCTCGGACGTCCCCGCCGGGGTCGCCGTGGCCGTGATGGCCGTTTTCATCGCCGGGCTTACCTTCGTCTGCCTGGAGCTGCTGCGTCGCGGCGTTGGGCTGCGTAGCTAG
- a CDS encoding ABC transporter ATP-binding protein, whose product MSTRDGTTPALAIRGLTKVYAGDKRALDGIDLTVEAGDFFALLGPNGAGKSTTIGILASLVNATAGSVQVFGHDLARERGTVKAAIGLVPQEFNFSQFEPVGEIVVNQAGYYGIPRARAWEKAESLLRRLGLWDRRKDQARRLSGGMKRRLLIARALVHEPRLLILDEPTAGVDIELRRHMWQFLRDINAEGTTVILTTHYLEEAEHLCRNVAIIDDGRIITDTSVKELLSRLDVETFVLNTDQPVAEAPTIPGYTVHRVDATTLEAEVPKAQGLNRLFVVLGEQGIEVVSMRTKTNRLEELFVRLTEGEDEEQEAPA is encoded by the coding sequence GTGAGCACCCGGGACGGCACGACACCGGCCCTCGCCATCCGGGGGCTGACCAAGGTCTACGCCGGTGACAAGCGGGCGCTGGACGGCATCGACCTCACCGTGGAGGCGGGGGACTTCTTCGCCCTGCTCGGGCCCAACGGCGCCGGCAAGTCCACCACCATCGGGATCCTCGCCTCCCTGGTGAACGCCACCGCCGGCTCCGTACAGGTCTTCGGCCACGACCTGGCGCGCGAGCGCGGCACCGTGAAGGCGGCCATCGGCCTGGTCCCCCAGGAGTTCAACTTCAGCCAGTTCGAGCCGGTGGGCGAGATCGTGGTCAACCAGGCCGGCTACTACGGCATCCCCCGCGCCCGCGCCTGGGAGAAGGCCGAGTCCCTGCTGCGCCGGCTGGGGCTGTGGGACCGTCGCAAGGACCAGGCGCGCCGCCTCTCCGGCGGCATGAAACGGCGCCTGCTCATCGCCCGGGCGCTGGTCCACGAGCCGCGGCTGCTCATCCTGGACGAGCCCACGGCGGGCGTGGACATCGAGCTGCGCCGCCACATGTGGCAGTTCCTGCGCGATATCAACGCCGAGGGGACCACGGTGATCCTCACCACCCATTACCTGGAGGAGGCCGAGCACCTCTGCCGCAACGTGGCCATCATCGATGACGGCCGGATCATCACCGATACCTCGGTGAAGGAGCTGCTCAGCCGCCTGGATGTGGAGACCTTCGTGCTCAATACCGACCAGCCGGTGGCCGAGGCGCCGACCATCCCCGGCTACACGGTCCACCGCGTGGATGCCACGACGCTGGAGGCGGAGGTCCCCAAGGCCCAGGGCCTCAACCGGCTCTTTGTCGTCCTGGGGGAGCAGGGGATCGAGGTGGTCTCCATGCGTACCAAGACCAACCGGCTGGAGGAGCTCTTCGTCCGCCTCACCGAGGGCGAGGACGAGGAGCAGGAGGCGCCGGCATGA
- a CDS encoding ferredoxin--NADP reductase, translated as MSQGENRPQHLQARIAEVKQETPSIRSFILETEGAFHSLPGQWIDLIIQVDGQPKAAGLSLTSIPNDDGRLQVAVKRAVEHPVTRWLYEEADVGDTVTVSQGSGSFIYTPERGRKVILIGGGVGVTPLVSIFRYIDESVPDAEAHLLYSVAQEEEILFREELERRSADNPRVDMTVTVTGETGTWGGLTRYVNADLIRDHFLDPEALYYLCGPNAMVDDLAESLPRLGIPADHLVYEKWW; from the coding sequence ATGTCCCAGGGAGAGAATCGGCCGCAACACCTTCAGGCCCGGATCGCGGAGGTGAAGCAGGAGACGCCGAGTATCCGCTCCTTCATCCTGGAGACCGAGGGCGCCTTCCACAGCCTGCCCGGGCAGTGGATCGACCTCATCATCCAGGTGGACGGCCAGCCGAAGGCGGCCGGCCTGTCCCTGACCTCTATTCCCAACGATGACGGCCGCCTCCAGGTGGCGGTGAAGCGGGCGGTGGAGCACCCGGTCACCCGCTGGCTCTACGAGGAGGCCGACGTCGGCGATACCGTGACCGTCTCCCAGGGCTCGGGGAGCTTCATCTACACCCCCGAGCGCGGCAGGAAGGTCATCCTCATCGGCGGCGGCGTGGGCGTGACCCCGCTGGTGAGCATCTTCCGCTACATCGACGAGTCGGTTCCGGATGCCGAGGCGCACCTGCTCTACTCCGTCGCCCAGGAGGAGGAGATCCTCTTCCGCGAGGAGCTGGAGCGCCGCTCGGCGGACAATCCCCGGGTGGACATGACCGTCACCGTCACCGGCGAGACCGGCACCTGGGGCGGACTCACGCGCTACGTCAACGCCGACCTCATCCGCGATCACTTCCTGGACCCGGAGGCCCTCTACTACCTCTGCGGCCCCAACGCCATGGTCGACGACCTCGCCGAGAGCCTGCCCCGACTCGGGATCCCCGCGGACCACCTGGTCTACGAGAAGTGGTGGTGA
- a CDS encoding Tex family protein translates to MARRIIETIADELDVSARQVSAAVELLDGGATVPFVARYRKEATGGLDDTQLRRLNERLSQLRELEKRRESILASLEEQGVTTPSLLAAIRAAETRTRLEDLYRPYARKKRTKAQVAKEAGLGPLADQLLEAPDEADPETLAVDYLNAEAGFGDAATVLAGARDILVQRMADDADLAARLRDEMDKRGQVVPSAGEEAERDTRFTDYIDRPERVRDLPAHRILALLRGREAGALRLALVHERDIDAPDGSPDHCEAIIAAHWGLGHATGPCAPWLRQTVRRAWRVKIASRVETEIFRQLREKAEEEAVRVFATNLRNLLLAPPAGARPVLALDPGLRTGTKVAVLDAAGGVAATTTIYPHAPQKQWEASLQTLADLVAEHGVALVAVGNGTAARETEQLADELAGRCRGLTRVMVSEDGASVYSASEQAARELPELDVSLRGAVSIGRRLQDPLAELVKIEPGHIGVGQYQHDVSQSRLAATLEGVVEDCVNAVGVDVNTASPALLSRVSGLGPSLAEAVVAHRTEKGPFRSRKELQSVSRLGPVAFEQAAGFLRIRDGEEPLDASAVHPEAYPVVERLLARLGRGVNDVMGDADALRRLDPRQFTDERFGVPTVTDILAELEKPGRDPRGDFRTARFREDVTRPSDLTPGMAVEGVVTNVTDFGAFVDIGVHQDGLVHISKLAKEFVRDPHAVVKVGDVVSAHVLEVDLERGRIGLSLCGPEAEKGAEGPAKERRGRKQKPPKEEKPRGAMAAALAALRDRN, encoded by the coding sequence ATGGCCCGTCGCATCATCGAGACCATCGCCGACGAGCTGGATGTCTCCGCCCGCCAGGTAAGCGCGGCGGTGGAGCTGCTGGACGGCGGCGCCACGGTCCCCTTCGTGGCGCGCTACCGCAAGGAGGCCACCGGCGGCCTGGATGATACCCAGCTGCGCCGGCTCAACGAGCGCCTGTCCCAGCTCCGGGAGCTGGAGAAGCGCCGGGAGTCCATCCTGGCCAGCCTGGAGGAGCAAGGGGTGACCACTCCCTCCCTCCTCGCCGCCATCCGGGCGGCGGAGACCCGCACCCGGCTGGAGGACCTCTACCGCCCCTATGCGCGGAAGAAGCGTACCAAGGCGCAGGTCGCCAAGGAGGCGGGGCTGGGGCCGCTGGCGGACCAGCTCCTGGAGGCGCCGGACGAGGCGGATCCCGAGACCCTGGCCGTCGATTACTTGAATGCCGAGGCGGGCTTCGGCGATGCGGCCACGGTGCTGGCCGGCGCCCGGGACATCCTGGTCCAGCGCATGGCCGACGACGCCGACCTCGCCGCCCGGCTGCGCGACGAGATGGACAAGCGCGGGCAGGTGGTTCCCAGCGCCGGGGAGGAGGCCGAGCGGGATACCCGCTTCACCGACTATATCGATCGCCCCGAGCGCGTCCGTGACCTCCCGGCCCACCGCATCCTGGCGCTGCTGCGCGGCCGCGAGGCCGGGGCCCTGCGCCTGGCGCTGGTCCACGAGCGCGATATCGACGCCCCCGACGGCAGCCCCGACCACTGCGAGGCCATCATCGCCGCCCACTGGGGGCTGGGCCACGCCACCGGCCCCTGCGCCCCGTGGCTGCGCCAGACCGTGCGCCGCGCCTGGCGGGTGAAGATCGCCTCCCGGGTGGAGACGGAGATCTTCCGCCAGCTCCGGGAGAAGGCGGAGGAGGAGGCGGTGCGCGTCTTCGCCACCAACCTGCGCAACCTCCTGCTGGCGCCGCCGGCCGGTGCCCGCCCGGTGCTGGCGCTGGATCCGGGGCTGCGTACCGGGACCAAGGTGGCAGTGCTGGACGCCGCCGGCGGCGTGGCCGCCACCACCACCATCTACCCCCACGCCCCGCAGAAGCAGTGGGAGGCGTCCCTCCAGACCCTGGCCGACCTGGTGGCCGAGCACGGCGTCGCCCTGGTGGCGGTGGGCAATGGCACCGCGGCCCGGGAGACGGAGCAGCTCGCCGACGAGCTGGCCGGCCGCTGCCGCGGCCTTACCCGGGTGATGGTCAGCGAGGACGGCGCCTCGGTCTACTCCGCCTCGGAGCAGGCGGCCCGGGAGCTGCCGGAGCTGGACGTCTCCCTGCGCGGGGCCGTCTCCATCGGTCGCCGCCTGCAGGACCCGCTGGCGGAGCTGGTGAAGATCGAGCCCGGCCACATCGGAGTGGGGCAGTACCAGCACGACGTCAGCCAGAGCCGGCTCGCCGCCACCCTGGAGGGGGTGGTGGAGGACTGCGTCAACGCCGTGGGCGTGGATGTGAATACCGCCTCCCCGGCGCTGCTCTCCCGGGTCTCCGGGCTGGGGCCGTCGCTGGCGGAGGCGGTGGTCGCCCACCGCACCGAGAAGGGCCCCTTCCGCTCCCGCAAGGAGCTGCAGTCGGTCTCGCGCCTGGGTCCGGTGGCCTTCGAGCAGGCCGCCGGCTTCCTGCGGATCCGCGACGGCGAGGAACCCCTGGATGCCTCTGCGGTCCACCCGGAGGCGTATCCGGTGGTGGAGCGGCTGCTGGCGCGGCTCGGCCGCGGCGTCAATGACGTCATGGGCGATGCCGACGCCCTGCGCCGGCTCGACCCGCGCCAGTTCACCGACGAGCGCTTCGGCGTGCCCACGGTGACGGACATCCTCGCCGAGCTGGAGAAGCCCGGTCGCGACCCGCGCGGTGACTTCCGCACCGCCCGCTTCCGGGAGGACGTGACCAGGCCCTCGGACCTCACGCCCGGCATGGCGGTGGAGGGAGTGGTCACCAACGTTACCGATTTCGGCGCCTTCGTGGATATCGGCGTCCACCAGGACGGCCTGGTCCACATCTCCAAGCTGGCGAAGGAGTTCGTTCGCGATCCCCACGCCGTGGTCAAGGTGGGGGATGTGGTCAGCGCCCACGTCCTGGAGGTGGACCTGGAGCGGGGCCGGATCGGCCTGTCGCTCTGCGGCCCGGAGGCGGAGAAGGGGGCCGAGGGGCCCGCGAAGGAGCGCCGGGGGCGGAAACAGAAACCGCCGAAGGAAGAGAAGCCGCGCGGCGCCATGGCAGCGGCCCTGGCTGCGCTGCGCGATCGAAACTAG